A window from Myxosarcina sp. GI1 encodes these proteins:
- a CDS encoding SdrD B-like domain-containing protein, translating into MVLPSSSNIEGFSWQDLNRDGVIDNNEPVLEGVTVYLDSNANGSLDTDETQTVTDSNGRYEFNDLVTGLYQVRAENLDQFEVISPSTDTPTIPFTGLTEDNRGLIAYSTIDNIGHSEPIPGLTDSYAFYYLASPEFNGVNPDSIGAVQGIEPAVGFNNLTEALADNNLTLEDLNVKVSELSLGDDVLGEDWFAEDNLEIRYYTGGNLTLQIDGEDALVAPIERFTLILEYNNIENSSTNDYSGWVDLGSLENISQDSSGSVQTIVEALLTDINERDTNFLFNTLQTSAQANFAVGNEVFGSFYELDDVAFTFADTPVVGDSAYRLIAKPGETYSDINFGLSDLIEDNSDFDNDGNADLVWRNQATGQNAVWYMDGINRIGSKSLPSVANTDWELKATNDFNNDNHPDLVWRNQATGQNAVWYMDGTNRIGSALFDPVNSANWDISGVGDFNNDNNSDLVWRNQATGQNAVWYMDGTNRIGSALFDPVNSANWDISGVGDFNNDNNPDLVWRNGVTGRNVFWYMDDTTRISSADFDAVTNTDWILVA; encoded by the coding sequence ATGGTTTTACCATCTTCAAGTAATATTGAAGGATTTAGCTGGCAAGATTTAAATCGAGACGGAGTCATAGATAATAACGAACCTGTGTTAGAAGGGGTAACGGTTTATCTAGACTCGAACGCTAATGGTTCTTTAGACACTGACGAAACCCAAACAGTTACCGATAGTAATGGTCGCTACGAATTTAACGATTTAGTAACTGGATTGTATCAAGTTCGTGCGGAGAATCTCGACCAGTTTGAGGTCATTTCACCCTCAACCGACACGCCGACCATCCCTTTTACGGGTTTAACGGAAGACAATCGAGGACTTATTGCTTACAGTACAATTGACAACATCGGGCATTCCGAACCGATTCCAGGTTTAACCGATTCTTATGCCTTCTATTATCTGGCTTCTCCCGAATTTAATGGAGTTAATCCCGATTCAATAGGGGCGGTTCAAGGCATAGAACCAGCAGTAGGTTTTAACAACCTAACTGAAGCTCTGGCGGATAACAATTTAACTTTAGAAGACCTTAACGTAAAAGTTAGCGAACTTTCTCTGGGGGATGATGTTCTTGGCGAGGACTGGTTTGCTGAAGATAACCTTGAGATACGCTACTACACAGGTGGAAATCTCACACTTCAGATTGACGGCGAAGATGCGCTCGTCGCTCCTATCGAGCGTTTCACTCTCATCTTGGAATACAATAACATAGAGAATTCCAGTACCAATGATTATTCTGGTTGGGTAGATCTTGGTTCGCTAGAGAATATTTCTCAAGACAGTTCTGGCAGCGTACAAACAATTGTAGAAGCTTTACTGACAGACATTAACGAGCGAGACACCAATTTTTTGTTTAACACCCTTCAGACTTCGGCACAAGCAAATTTTGCAGTGGGCAACGAAGTATTTGGCTCTTTTTATGAATTAGATGATGTAGCCTTTACTTTTGCCGATACACCTGTGGTCGGTGATTCTGCTTATCGATTGATTGCTAAACCAGGAGAAACATATAGCGATATTAATTTTGGGTTGAGCGATTTAATTGAGGATAATAGTGACTTTGATAATGATGGCAACGCTGACTTAGTATGGCGCAATCAAGCAACTGGGCAAAATGCTGTCTGGTACATGGACGGCATAAATCGTATTGGTAGTAAATCTCTGCCTAGCGTAGCCAATACCGACTGGGAACTTAAAGCAACTAATGATTTCAACAACGACAACCATCCTGACTTAGTATGGCGCAATCAAGCAACTGGGCAAAATGCTGTCTGGTACATGGACGGCACAAATCGTATCGGCAGTGCTTTATTCGACCCAGTGAATAGTGCCAATTGGGATATCTCTGGAGTAGGCGACTTTAATAACGATAACAATTCTGACTTAGTATGGCGCAATCAAGCAACTGGGCAAAATGCAGTCTGGTACATGGACGGCACAAATCGTATTGGCAGTGCTTTATTCGACCCAGTGAATAGTGCCAATTGGGATATCTCTGGAGTAGGCGACTTTAATAACGATAACAATCCTGACTTAGTATGGCGCAATGGAGTTACAGGAAGAAATGTGTTTTGGTATATGGATGATACTACCCGCATTAGCAGTGCTGATTTTGATGCCGTAACTAATACAGACTGGATTTTAGTAGCTTGA
- a CDS encoding Calx-beta domain-containing protein, which yields MGEIRGIKWNDLNNDGVFNSDEPAVEGVTIYLDFNNNDTLDSIEPSTTTNEAGEYSFTELEPDDYVVREVVPTGFTKTFPTDSADTIGDGFADVVLDFFDSGEGPIPGPYGFLDPYGAIEEVDLNVVLGDDPSPGIEALSLPTNSSVTVGFTDEVGIDGPGDDIFIRESGAAGDRAEVFVSSDLVNFTSLGIAQDDTTTAFDLADINFTEPVRAVKIVGLDNAGTVPGFDVVNVQVLPESVGEAIGGHAVTLAEDQIVEGLNFGNFGQAPESEEPLEVTISSPDDIAADETGLVTITYTNTGNADLPAPLLELTASGANLSSLGATGFTEDSIQFLGLNDEGNIGVLPTGATNSLTVGFQPTQEAGEQIDFSVSIADPDESIDWQELQQDSKPDYLTDEAWSIIYDNFTASAGNTVEDYQELLAANANYLFGLGEYVADANRLVGFEFQQASDYQAISQRYALGSFGRGRSFIGDIELNVDENGNVAIAALGSSRSFELLPDSTYQPEVGDFATLNLNAGVYTLTEPDGTATVFNDNGTIDSIIAPSGYSLVADYSDGQLTNLSDSYGNSLTYKYDANGRIVTVTDSDGRITNYDYNPSGELLVSISDAAGTTTYTYDDVALTAITDANGTTIEFEYDTRGRLIRQSVTNAAVDEFETEVLTYSYGSAGEVAVTDAEGNETQLLFNANGQIGRLIDANDRSLDFNYDRQGNLTQIITSENNTTLFGYDERGNLTSQVDAADNLTTFTYEDTFNRLTGFSDPRGNGIDYSYDESGNLTTIDYEDGSSETFEYDNNGNVTVSVNRRGQEILYSYDNKGQLVSQINPDADVPIEYTYDERGNLDTVTDVNGTIELDYDKSDRLTKIAYPGGRFLEYTYDAGDRRTSMTDSEGNVVNYSYDNAGRLASLTDGNEDLIVSYEYDAIGRLAREDKGNGTYTLYSYDLVGQLLSIENYAPDDTLNSSSVYTYDTQGRQISLTTLDGEWTYSYDAISQLTGAEFVSTNPDISDQNLTYEYDAAGNRISKIEDGETTDYTTDNLNQYTDVNGFEYQYDADGNLVSKTIDEGTFLYVYNSENQLSSVTAPNGTVTSYEYDPFGNRIASVVDGERTEYLIDPFGFGDVVGEYDADGNLTATYAHGIGLETITDPEASYYYDFNAVGSTVGLTDVNGEEANSYFYEPFGDDISETEAVTNPFEFVGQYGVAEEANGLDFMRARFYDSDTGRFISPDPIGLNGGDTNLYRYVENNSIDKFDPIGLKTFGIGFGVVGGAGSGGLIEYQVVWDDNSKWWNPNILRTVGGGGYGGVSLTFPVSLNFTDAKSVQDLTKEGIEGSVSLAVLAGAVGGSIYTNPKREFTGRSYYLAPVLTPFIVPHPEISVFGTYTEDLGTPVDNLRDFLSSAYNNFKDFANRTAESSSDLVDSVTNSINSFKDKVAEKVTDLLNPEESAMDKGDKPNNQARSKGEPHLTTFDGVGYDFQAAGEFTLVESLDNDLNIQVRYVQIDDDVTVASAVATEVDGQNVVIDSEGIEFVDAEGNIVEEGGIPRVSRSSGSGEATVIIDGEEVEIASGDSIDVGNSRIYRSSDEYTIVYAGEDGELNDSDDQLVVNYFRPGTINIVDVYLGDEKQGQITGLLGNLNDNPDDDVALRDGTVLPRPLEFDRLYGDYLDDYRVTSNDESLFTYEQGQNPNTFYNPDFPTAPYTYDDLPSELKAKGDAAALAAGYEPGTFAFKSAAFDFAVTNDSGFLEGVGTKSEVAVSLPIIDKTAISIDNVSLAEGDSGNTEFIFTVSLEEASDATITVDYVTADGTATAGEDYTATEGTLKFAPDETEKTFSVEVIGDTEVEKNETFTINLSNAVNSTLSNDRATGTLENDDSEPEARGSTVYRFFNPTAGVHFYTADKKESDYVLNNLDNYDYEGESYVTVDPLTGNDAEEVYRFFNSTTGVHLYTTDETERDYIIDNLDNFAYEDVKFYAYETETEGTIPIYRFYEPTIGVHFYTPDDGEKTYVEDNLSNYTYEGIAYYAFPIDDV from the coding sequence ATGGGCGAGATACGCGGCATCAAGTGGAACGATTTAAATAATGATGGTGTATTTAACTCTGACGAACCCGCTGTAGAGGGAGTCACTATTTATTTAGACTTCAACAACAACGATACATTAGATTCTATCGAACCAAGTACTACTACTAATGAAGCTGGCGAATATTCGTTTACTGAATTAGAGCCAGATGATTATGTGGTTCGCGAAGTAGTACCCACTGGCTTTACCAAAACTTTTCCTACGGATAGTGCCGATACTATCGGAGATGGATTTGCCGATGTGGTATTGGATTTCTTTGATAGCGGTGAAGGTCCAATTCCAGGACCTTATGGTTTTCTAGATCCCTATGGTGCTATAGAAGAAGTCGATTTAAATGTTGTCTTGGGAGACGATCCTAGTCCTGGTATCGAGGCTCTGTCGCTACCTACAAATTCTTCAGTTACCGTTGGATTTACCGATGAAGTAGGAATAGATGGACCTGGTGACGATATTTTTATCCGCGAATCAGGAGCAGCAGGCGACAGAGCCGAAGTTTTTGTTAGTTCCGATCTCGTTAACTTTACCTCTTTGGGTATCGCTCAAGATGATACAACTACTGCCTTCGATCTAGCCGACATTAATTTTACAGAACCAGTACGCGCCGTTAAAATTGTCGGTCTGGATAATGCGGGAACCGTACCTGGCTTTGATGTGGTTAACGTTCAAGTACTGCCCGAAAGCGTTGGGGAAGCAATAGGAGGTCACGCGGTGACGCTGGCGGAAGACCAGATTGTTGAAGGACTCAACTTTGGTAACTTCGGACAAGCTCCCGAATCTGAAGAACCGTTAGAAGTAACCATAAGTTCTCCAGACGATATTGCAGCCGATGAAACTGGTTTAGTTACTATAACCTATACCAATACGGGAAATGCCGACCTACCCGCACCTTTGCTAGAATTGACCGCTTCGGGTGCCAATCTCAGTTCTCTGGGAGCTACGGGATTTACTGAAGATTCAATTCAGTTTTTAGGACTCAATGATGAAGGAAATATCGGCGTTCTACCTACGGGAGCTACTAACAGCCTGACTGTAGGATTTCAACCGACACAAGAAGCGGGCGAACAAATTGATTTTTCCGTTAGTATTGCCGATCCCGACGAGTCGATTGACTGGCAAGAATTACAGCAAGACTCAAAGCCCGATTATCTGACTGATGAAGCTTGGAGTATTATTTACGATAACTTTACTGCTTCTGCTGGCAACACTGTAGAAGACTATCAAGAGCTTCTAGCCGCCAATGCCAATTATTTATTTGGATTGGGAGAATATGTTGCCGATGCCAATCGTTTAGTCGGGTTTGAGTTCCAGCAAGCTAGCGACTATCAAGCTATTTCCCAACGCTACGCTTTAGGTTCGTTCGGTCGCGGTCGCAGTTTTATCGGCGATATCGAACTGAACGTCGATGAGAATGGTAACGTGGCGATCGCCGCTTTGGGAAGCAGTCGTTCTTTCGAGTTGCTACCAGACAGTACTTATCAGCCAGAGGTAGGAGATTTTGCTACCCTTAATCTCAACGCTGGGGTTTACACTCTTACCGAACCCGATGGTACTGCTACTGTTTTTAATGACAACGGCACTATCGATTCTATTATCGCTCCTAGCGGTTATAGTTTAGTTGCTGACTACAGCGATGGGCAGTTAACCAACCTGAGCGATTCCTACGGCAATAGTCTGACTTATAAGTACGATGCCAACGGCAGAATTGTTACCGTCACCGATTCGGACGGACGCATTACTAACTATGACTACAATCCTAGCGGGGAACTGCTCGTAAGCATTAGCGATGCAGCGGGAACTACTACCTATACCTACGATGATGTAGCTCTGACAGCCATTACCGATGCCAACGGAACGACTATCGAGTTTGAATACGATACTCGTGGCAGATTGATACGCCAGAGCGTTACCAATGCTGCCGTCGATGAATTTGAAACTGAAGTACTTACCTATAGCTACGGCAGTGCTGGTGAGGTGGCAGTCACCGACGCAGAAGGCAATGAAACCCAGCTATTATTCAACGCTAACGGTCAGATAGGTAGGCTTATCGATGCCAACGACCGTTCCCTCGATTTCAATTACGATCGCCAAGGCAATCTAACTCAAATAATTACCTCTGAAAATAACACCACTCTGTTTGGTTATGACGAGCGCGGCAATTTAACTTCTCAAGTTGATGCAGCAGATAATCTAACTACTTTTACCTATGAAGATACCTTTAATCGGCTAACAGGCTTTAGCGATCCTCGTGGCAACGGTATTGATTACAGTTACGACGAGTCGGGCAATCTCACTACCATCGATTATGAAGATGGCAGCAGCGAAACTTTTGAATATGACAACAATGGCAATGTTACCGTTTCGGTCAATCGTCGGGGACAGGAAATTCTCTATAGTTACGACAACAAAGGTCAGTTAGTCAGTCAAATAAACCCCGATGCCGATGTTCCAATTGAATATACTTATGACGAACGAGGTAATTTAGATACTGTAACGGATGTCAACGGCACGATTGAACTCGATTATGACAAGAGCGATCGCCTAACCAAGATTGCCTATCCTGGTGGCAGGTTTTTAGAGTATACCTACGATGCTGGCGATCGCCGCACCAGTATGACCGATTCGGAAGGGAATGTAGTTAATTACAGTTACGATAATGCAGGACGGTTGGCGAGTCTGACTGATGGTAACGAAGATTTAATCGTTTCCTACGAATACGATGCTATAGGACGGTTGGCGAGAGAAGATAAGGGTAACGGTACTTATACTCTCTATAGCTACGACCTGGTAGGTCAGTTACTGAGCATTGAAAACTATGCTCCCGACGATACTCTCAATTCTAGTTCTGTTTATACCTATGACACTCAGGGACGGCAAATCAGCCTGACTACCTTAGATGGCGAGTGGACTTATAGTTATGACGCGATTTCTCAACTGACAGGAGCAGAGTTTGTTTCTACCAATCCCGACATTTCCGACCAAAACCTAACCTACGAGTACGATGCGGCAGGCAATCGCATTAGTAAGATTGAAGATGGAGAAACTACAGATTACACCACTGATAACCTCAATCAGTATACCGACGTTAACGGGTTTGAATATCAGTACGATGCGGATGGAAACTTAGTTTCTAAAACTATCGACGAGGGAACTTTTCTCTACGTCTACAACAGTGAAAACCAATTGAGTAGCGTTACTGCACCCAACGGTACTGTTACCTCTTACGAATACGACCCTTTTGGTAATCGCATCGCTAGCGTAGTTGATGGCGAACGAACCGAGTATTTAATAGATCCCTTTGGTTTTGGTGATGTCGTAGGTGAATACGACGCAGATGGTAATTTAACGGCTACCTATGCTCATGGTATCGGTTTAGAAACTATTACCGACCCCGAAGCTAGTTACTATTATGACTTTAATGCAGTTGGTTCTACTGTTGGCTTAACTGATGTCAATGGGGAAGAAGCTAATAGTTATTTCTACGAGCCATTTGGTGATGATATCTCAGAAACCGAAGCTGTTACTAATCCTTTTGAATTTGTCGGTCAATATGGCGTAGCCGAGGAAGCCAACGGACTCGACTTTATGAGGGCAAGATTCTACGACAGCGATACTGGTCGGTTTATCTCTCCCGATCCGATTGGGTTGAATGGCGGCGATACAAATTTGTATCGGTATGTTGAAAATAATTCAATAGACAAATTCGATCCAATAGGTTTAAAAACATTTGGAATTGGTTTTGGTGTAGTTGGGGGTGCTGGTTCAGGTGGATTAATAGAATATCAAGTGGTTTGGGATGATAATTCTAAGTGGTGGAATCCCAATATTTTACGAACAGTTGGTGGTGGTGGTTATGGAGGAGTTAGTCTTACTTTTCCAGTTAGCCTAAATTTTACTGATGCAAAAAGCGTTCAAGATTTAACCAAAGAAGGAATTGAGGGAAGTGTGTCATTGGCAGTACTTGCAGGAGCAGTAGGCGGTTCAATCTATACTAACCCAAAGCGTGAATTTACTGGACGAAGTTATTATCTCGCACCTGTATTAACTCCTTTTATAGTTCCACACCCTGAAATTAGTGTGTTTGGAACTTATACAGAAGATTTAGGAACTCCTGTTGATAATCTTCGTGACTTTTTATCATCAGCTTATAACAATTTCAAAGACTTTGCTAATAGAACTGCTGAATCATCTAGCGACTTAGTAGATTCTGTAACAAATTCAATTAATAGTTTTAAGGATAAAGTTGCTGAAAAAGTCACCGATCTTCTCAATCCAGAAGAATCTGCTATGGATAAAGGTGACAAACCTAACAACCAAGCACGTTCAAAAGGCGAACCTCACCTTACTACCTTCGACGGAGTTGGCTATGACTTTCAAGCTGCGGGTGAGTTTACCTTAGTTGAATCACTCGATAATGACCTCAACATTCAAGTCCGCTACGTGCAAATTGACGATGATGTAACTGTAGCCTCTGCCGTTGCTACGGAAGTTGACGGACAAAATGTGGTCATCGACTCGGAAGGAATTGAGTTTGTCGATGCTGAAGGCAATATTGTGGAAGAAGGCGGTATTCCCAGAGTAAGCAGAAGTAGCGGCAGTGGCGAAGCTACAGTCATAATCGATGGGGAAGAAGTAGAGATTGCTAGTGGGGACAGCATCGATGTCGGCAATAGCCGCATCTATAGAAGTAGCGATGAATATACTATTGTCTATGCTGGCGAGGATGGCGAACTCAATGACAGCGACGACCAGTTAGTAGTCAACTACTTTCGTCCTGGTACGATTAACATCGTCGATGTCTATCTAGGTGACGAAAAACAAGGGCAGATTACAGGACTGTTGGGCAATCTCAACGATAATCCCGATGATGATGTTGCCCTGCGGGATGGTACAGTCTTACCCCGTCCTTTAGAATTCGATCGCCTGTATGGTGATTATCTCGATGACTATCGCGTTACCAGTAACGATGAATCTTTATTTACCTACGAACAGGGACAAAACCCCAACACTTTCTACAATCCTGATTTTCCTACAGCACCCTATACCTATGACGATCTACCTTCAGAATTAAAAGCTAAAGGCGATGCCGCAGCTTTAGCCGCAGGATACGAACCAGGAACCTTTGCCTTTAAATCGGCAGCCTTTGACTTTGCCGTAACTAACGATTCGGGTTTCTTAGAAGGGGTAGGAACGAAATCGGAAGTTGCGGTTTCACTGCCCATCATCGATAAAACAGCAATTTCAATCGATAATGTTTCTTTAGCTGAAGGCGATTCGGGTAATACTGAATTTATCTTTACTGTTTCTCTAGAGGAAGCTAGTGATGCAACTATTACCGTAGATTACGTCACGGCAGACGGTACTGCCACTGCGGGGGAAGATTATACTGCTACTGAGGGAACTTTAAAGTTTGCCCCTGACGAAACTGAAAAAACTTTTTCGGTAGAAGTTATTGGCGATACGGAGGTAGAAAAAAATGAAACTTTTACAATTAACTTGAGTAATGCCGTCAACAGTACCCTATCTAACGACCGAGCCACAGGTACACTCGAAAATGACGATTCCGAACCCGAAGCCAGAGGTTCTACTGTTTATCGCTTCTTCAATCCGACTGCGGGAGTCCACTTTTACACTGCCGATAAAAAAGAAAGCGATTATGTCCTCAACAATTTAGATAACTATGACTATGAAGGAGAATCTTACGTTACTGTAGACCCTTTGACGGGAAACGATGCAGAAGAAGTCTATCGCTTTTTTAATTCCACAACGGGAGTACATTTATACACTACAGATGAAACAGAACGGGATTATATCATCGATAATCTCGATAATTTTGCCTATGAAGATGTTAAGTTCTACGCCTACGAAACCGAAACCGAAGGAACCATTCCTATATATCGCTTTTACGAACCTACTATTGGCGTACATTTCTATACTCCAGACGACGGCGAAAAAACCTATGTCGAAGACAATCTCTCTAATTATACCTATGAAGGTATTGCCTATTACGCTTTTCCTATAGACGATGTTTAA